In Candidatus Didemnitutus sp., a genomic segment contains:
- a CDS encoding HAD family hydrolase — protein sequence MTLPCFCMRESERLHTLVFDLDDTLYPEREYVFSGFRTVDEWLVAERGVKGFIAQAEALFAAGGRGQIFDEALAALGVREDGLVGRLVAVYRGHRPAIDLPAESAAILAAARGRYRLALLSDGILEVQKRKASALGVSRWIDVQVFSDQWGREAWKPSERPFREVMRQLPGSPAGYVYIADNPRKDFIAPRALGWRTVRFRRAGGEHAAYVGSAAEAAEAEVASMADLRAWLEL from the coding sequence ATGACGCTGCCGTGTTTCTGCATGAGGGAGAGTGAACGACTGCACACGCTCGTCTTCGATTTGGATGACACGCTTTATCCCGAGCGTGAATATGTCTTCAGCGGCTTTCGCACCGTCGACGAGTGGTTGGTCGCAGAACGCGGAGTGAAGGGGTTTATCGCGCAGGCGGAGGCGCTGTTCGCAGCTGGTGGGCGGGGACAGATTTTTGATGAAGCGCTCGCGGCACTCGGAGTGCGGGAAGACGGATTGGTTGGCCGTCTGGTCGCAGTCTACCGGGGCCATCGACCCGCGATCGACCTTCCGGCGGAAAGCGCGGCCATCCTCGCGGCGGCGCGTGGGCGCTATCGTCTGGCGCTTTTGAGTGACGGTATTCTTGAGGTCCAAAAACGGAAGGCGTCGGCGCTCGGTGTTTCGCGCTGGATCGATGTGCAAGTATTTTCGGATCAATGGGGGCGCGAGGCCTGGAAGCCGTCTGAGCGTCCGTTCCGGGAAGTGATGCGGCAGCTGCCCGGCTCGCCGGCGGGATACGTCTACATCGCCGACAATCCGCGGAAGGACTTCATCGCGCCGCGGGCTCTCGGCTGGCGGACAGTGCGCTTCCGGCGCGCGGGAGGGGAGCATGCCGCTTACGTCGGGAGCGCGGCCGAAGCCGCCGAGGCGGAAGTCGCCTCGATGGCCGATTTGCGCGCCTGGCTGGAGCTCTGA
- a CDS encoding ATP-grasp domain-containing protein, producing MDPRLSPACQEADAAFTVPRCISPDYIDRLLAICAEERVSLLVPTIDPELAVLARSTERFAAVGTRVVVSSPDVVALANDKESTARVLKSAGVPVPETMPFDSWRARPESLGWPVLLKPIAGSASVGIRRLQHAGELASVPAVLPAFIAQECAVGREYTVNVFFSPAGQLQCAVPHERLEVRSGEVSKGRTVALRCLMDAAEQLAGALTGARGPLCFQAIVRDDGSFAVFEINARFGGGFPLAHQAGARFTKWLLEESLGRAPSYSREWRAGVTMLRYDAAVFLHEGE from the coding sequence ATGGATCCCCGCCTCAGCCCGGCGTGCCAGGAGGCCGACGCTGCGTTCACGGTGCCGCGCTGCATTTCGCCGGACTACATCGATCGCTTGTTGGCCATTTGCGCCGAAGAGCGCGTCAGCCTGCTCGTGCCGACGATCGATCCCGAACTGGCGGTTCTCGCTCGGAGCACGGAGCGTTTTGCGGCGGTCGGCACGCGCGTGGTGGTTTCGAGTCCGGACGTAGTCGCGCTTGCGAACGACAAGGAATCTACCGCGCGCGTGTTGAAATCGGCCGGGGTGCCTGTTCCGGAAACGATGCCGTTCGACTCGTGGCGCGCCCGGCCCGAGTCTCTAGGTTGGCCGGTGCTCCTGAAGCCCATTGCCGGTAGCGCCTCCGTCGGCATTCGGCGGCTGCAGCATGCCGGCGAGCTCGCGTCGGTTCCCGCCGTGCTGCCGGCATTCATCGCCCAAGAATGCGCGGTGGGGCGCGAATACACGGTGAACGTGTTCTTCTCTCCTGCCGGGCAACTCCAATGCGCCGTGCCGCATGAGCGGCTCGAAGTCCGCTCGGGTGAGGTTTCGAAAGGGCGGACCGTAGCCCTGCGGTGTCTGATGGACGCAGCCGAGCAATTGGCGGGCGCGCTGACCGGCGCGCGGGGCCCGCTTTGTTTTCAGGCGATCGTCCGCGACGACGGGAGCTTCGCGGTCTTCGAGATCAACGCCCGTTTCGGCGGAGGCTTCCCGCTCGCGCATCAAGCCGGGGCGCGCTTCACCAAGTGGTTGCTGGAGGAATCCCTGGGCCGCGCGCCGAGCTACTCCCGCGAATGGCGGGCGGGTGTCACGATGCTGCGGTATGACGCTGCCGTGTTTCTGCATGAGGGAGAGTGA
- a CDS encoding CDP-alcohol phosphatidyltransferase family protein: MVLSFYRRQLAKPYVKRYMAWTDIFVLEPASAIVTEWVSPLSWLSPNSITCISFLINSIAVYFYTLGGTANWVIGAVIWQLGYVLDGVDGKLARKRGITSPFGAKLDVTLDKAKKVMCLAAIWWSSPEAHQLWLGLIYVGHYGLQIWRVAKSSALYDAIHRHRVREVFEPLDVQNFMILLGPLTGQPLLFAALASIGLIIDRMAHLTYRGTVSNR, encoded by the coding sequence ATGGTCCTGAGCTTCTACCGGCGCCAATTGGCAAAGCCTTACGTCAAACGCTACATGGCGTGGACCGACATCTTCGTGCTAGAGCCCGCCTCGGCCATCGTGACCGAATGGGTGAGCCCGTTGTCCTGGCTGTCACCAAATTCGATTACTTGTATTTCTTTTCTCATCAACTCAATCGCAGTCTATTTTTATACGCTGGGCGGAACTGCGAATTGGGTCATCGGCGCCGTGATCTGGCAACTCGGTTACGTGTTGGACGGGGTGGACGGCAAGCTTGCACGGAAGCGCGGAATCACCTCGCCCTTTGGAGCGAAGCTGGACGTGACCCTCGACAAGGCGAAGAAGGTGATGTGCCTTGCTGCGATTTGGTGGAGCAGTCCGGAGGCGCACCAGCTTTGGCTCGGGCTTATTTACGTTGGCCACTACGGATTACAGATCTGGCGGGTGGCGAAGAGTTCGGCACTTTACGATGCGATCCACCGCCATCGTGTGCGCGAGGTTTTCGAGCCCCTCGACGTGCAAAACTTCATGATCCTACTCGGGCCTTTGACCGGGCAACCTCTGCTTTTTGCCGCCCTGGCTTCAATCGGGTTGATCATCGATCGGATGGCACACTTGACCTATCGTGGGACGGTTTCCAATCGATGA
- a CDS encoding NTP transferase domain-containing protein, translating to MIDEILILAAGLGSRMAAITHDRPKCMAPFQGGTFLSRLLQQLSPHRPRRIHIVGGYQVEALRRYLENAEFAGLPFNVITNSEFARTNSLASCALALAEARGQLLVLNSDVVYDAEVIRRMVTHSAPFAFALDRSCYSEESEKIALRGDGLAVQIAKTLTAAEAAGCSLDLYRFNTESDDGAWRGMLANFLARPNTSRRLFEDFIDFTLIARPWECVDVSGLEWYEIDTVEELKEAEALFNQLKL from the coding sequence ATGATTGATGAGATCCTAATTCTCGCTGCCGGCCTGGGATCGCGCATGGCTGCGATCACCCATGATCGGCCCAAGTGCATGGCTCCCTTCCAAGGGGGAACCTTCCTGAGTCGTCTACTCCAACAGTTGAGTCCGCATCGTCCGCGCCGGATTCATATCGTTGGCGGCTATCAGGTCGAGGCGTTGCGCCGCTATCTGGAAAACGCCGAGTTCGCTGGCCTGCCATTCAATGTGATCACGAACAGCGAATTTGCGCGCACGAACAGCTTGGCATCGTGTGCCTTGGCGCTCGCCGAGGCACGTGGTCAGCTACTCGTGTTGAATTCCGACGTGGTTTACGACGCCGAAGTCATTCGTCGGATGGTGACGCACAGCGCACCGTTCGCGTTTGCCTTGGATCGATCGTGTTACAGCGAAGAATCCGAAAAAATCGCGCTGCGCGGTGATGGGCTCGCGGTGCAGATTGCGAAGACACTCACGGCGGCGGAGGCGGCCGGGTGTTCACTCGATCTCTACCGTTTCAACACGGAATCCGACGACGGCGCGTGGCGCGGAATGCTCGCTAATTTTCTCGCGCGACCAAACACGTCTCGTCGGCTTTTTGAGGATTTTATCGATTTCACACTGATCGCCCGTCCGTGGGAGTGTGTCGACGTCAGCGGACTGGAGTGGTATGAGATCGACACGGTTGAAGAGCTGAAGGAAGCCGAAGCACTATTTAATCAATTAAAACTCTGA
- a CDS encoding iron-containing alcohol dehydrogenase, with product MEAHVQRIFPRVPSHSRLRLVREPHVEDFAGLGDAARKAEVVVGVGGGRALDAAKVVAHWGRAFHTASELGALLAAGGRVTADARARMVMAPSIASSGSESSRGAIITVGAQKMGLRGPSVEPDDVVHDPTLWTSLPTASRAHFAFDVFAHFAETTASKRCAVETLAHAREGMGEFWSWWRDGGRELVSYGAAMRAAFHAGRCLATSSTCLPHRVQYVLGPATDTTHVEGIWALFPGWFDLLIETSPSAAGKVAKMLNPTMRPDATEFARVTLPSVHGLAAPSRRIEIAQEDVFSLSAQVTGDLAADPAFVGPSSVERLLRSLSHD from the coding sequence ATGGAGGCGCACGTCCAGCGGATTTTTCCGCGCGTGCCGTCGCACTCACGACTGCGGCTCGTGCGCGAGCCGCACGTGGAAGACTTCGCCGGGCTGGGGGACGCAGCGCGGAAGGCCGAGGTAGTTGTGGGAGTGGGAGGTGGTCGCGCGCTCGATGCGGCCAAGGTCGTCGCGCACTGGGGGCGCGCGTTCCACACTGCCTCCGAGCTGGGCGCGCTGCTCGCGGCCGGTGGTCGAGTCACGGCGGATGCGAGAGCCCGCATGGTGATGGCGCCGAGCATCGCGAGCAGCGGTTCAGAGAGTAGCCGGGGCGCAATCATCACGGTTGGCGCGCAAAAGATGGGTTTGCGCGGGCCGTCGGTCGAACCAGACGACGTGGTCCACGATCCAACGCTGTGGACTTCGCTTCCGACTGCGTCACGTGCGCATTTCGCTTTCGACGTGTTTGCTCATTTTGCCGAGACCACGGCGAGCAAGCGATGTGCGGTCGAAACCCTCGCTCACGCACGAGAGGGCATGGGAGAATTCTGGTCGTGGTGGCGGGACGGAGGCAGGGAGCTGGTTAGCTATGGCGCGGCGATGCGTGCGGCATTTCACGCCGGACGGTGTCTCGCGACTTCGTCGACCTGCCTGCCGCATCGCGTGCAATACGTTTTGGGTCCGGCCACGGATACGACACACGTTGAAGGAATTTGGGCTTTGTTCCCTGGCTGGTTCGATTTGCTCATCGAAACCTCGCCGAGCGCTGCCGGGAAAGTGGCCAAAATGCTCAACCCGACCATGCGTCCCGACGCGACGGAGTTCGCGCGGGTCACTCTGCCTTCGGTGCACGGCTTGGCTGCGCCCAGTCGACGCATTGAAATCGCTCAGGAGGACGTATTTTCGTTGAGTGCGCAGGTGACTGGCGATCTGGCGGCGGACCCTGCGTTCGTCGGACCTTCCTCGGTCGAGCGTCTGCTTCGTTCTCTTTCCCATGATTGA